From a region of the Vicugna pacos chromosome 35, VicPac4, whole genome shotgun sequence genome:
- the KIF5B gene encoding kinesin-1 heavy chain, which yields MADPAECNIKVMCRFRPLNESEVTRGDKYVAKFQGEDTVMIASKPYAFDRVFQSNTSQEQVYNDCAKKIVKDVLEGYNGTIFAYGQTSSGKTHTMEGKLHDPEGMGIIPRIVQDIFNYIYSMDENLEFHIKVSYFEIYLDKIRDLLDVSKTNLSVHEDKNRVPYVKGCTERFVCSPDEVMDTIDEGKSNRHVAVTNMNEHSSRSHSIFLINVKQENTQTEQKLSGKLYLVDLAGSEKVSKTGAEGAVLDEAKNINKSLSALGNVISALAEGSTYVPYRDSKMTRILQDSLGGNCRTTIVICCSPSSYNESETKSTLLFGQRAKTIKNTVCVNVELTAEQWKKKYEREKEKNKTLRNTIQWLENELNRWRNGETVPVDEQFDKEKANLEAFAVDKDVTITNDKPAATIGVTGNFTDAERRKCEEEIAKLYKQLDDKDEEINQQSQLVEKLKTQMLDQEELLASTRRDQDNMQAELNRLQAENDASKEEVKEVLQALEELAVNYDQKSQEVEDKTKEYELLSDELNQKSATLASIDAELQKLKEMTNHQKKRAAEMMASLLKDLAEIGIAVGNNDVKQPEGTGMIDEEFTVARLYISKMKSEVKTMVKRCRQLESTQTESNKKMEENEKELAACQLRISQHEAKIKSLTEYLQNVEQKKRQLEESVDSLSEELVQLRAQEKVHEMEKEHLNKVQTANEVKQAVEQQIQSHRETHQKQISSLRDEVEAKEKLITDLQDQNQKMMLEQERLRVEHEKLKATDQEKSRKLHELTVMQDRREQARQDLKGLEETVAKELQTLHNLRKLFVQDLATRVKKSAEVDADDTGGSAAQKQKISFLENNLEQLTKVHKQLVRDNADLRCELPKLEKRLRATAERVKALESALKEAKENASRDRKRYQQEVDRIKEAVRSKNMARRVHSAQIAKPIRPGQHPAASPTHPSAIRGGGAFVQNSQPVAVRGGGGKQV from the exons ATGTACTTGAGGGATACAATGGAACCATATTTGCATATGGACAGACCTCCTCTGGGAAGACACATACAATGGAG GGTAAACTTCATGATCCAGAAGGCATGGGAATTATTCCGAGAATAGTGcaagatatttttaattatatttactcCATGGATGAAAATTTGGAATTTCATATTAAG gtttcatattttgaaatttatttggatAAGATAAGGGACCTACTAGATG tttcgaAGACCAATCTTTCAGTTCATGAAGATAAAAACCGAGTTCCCTACGTAAAG GGGTGCACAGAGCGTTTTGTATGTAGTCCAGATGAAGTTATGGATACCATAGATGAAGGAAAATCCAACAGACATGTAGCAGTTACAA ATATGAATGAACATAGCTCTAGGAGTCACAGTATATTTCTTATTAATGTAAAACAAGAGAACACGCAAACAGAACAAAAGCTGAGTGGAAAACTTTACCTGGTTGATTTAGCTGGTAGTGAAAAG GTTAGTAAAACTGGAGCTGAAGGTGCTGTGCTGGATGAAGCTAAGAACATCAACAAGTCACTTTCTGCTCTTGGAAATGTCATCTCTGCTTTGGCGGAGGGTAGT ACGTATGTTCCATATCGAGACAGTAAAATGACAAGAATCCTTCAAGACTCCCTAGGAGGGAACTGTCGAACCACTATCGTCATTTGCTGCTCCCCGTCATCGTACAATGAGTCTGAAACAAAATCCACACTCCTGTTTGGTCAGAG GGCTAAAACAATTAAGAACACCGTTTGTGTCAATGTTGAGTTAACTGCAGAACAGTGGAAAAAGAagtatgaaagagaaaaagaaaaaaataagacccTGCGGAACACCATCCAGTGGCTTGAAAATGAACTCAACCGATGGCGTAATG GAGAGACAGTTCCTGTTGATGAGCAGTTTGACAAAGAGAAAGCCAACCTGGAAGCTTTTGCAGTGGACAAGGATGTCACTATTACCAACGATAAACCAGCAGCCACGATTGGAGTCACTGGAAACTTCACTGATGCTGAAAGAAGAAAGTGTGAAGAAGAAATTGCCAAATTGTACAAACAACTGGATGACAAG GATGAAGAAATTAATCAGCAAAGCCAATTGGTAgagaaactgaagacacaaatgTTGGATCAAGAAGAG CTTCTGGCATCTACCAGAAGAGATCAAGATAATATGCAAGCTGAGCTGAATCGCCTTCAGGCAGAAAATGATGCCTCTAAAGAAGAAGTAAAGGAAGTTCTACAAGCCTTGGAGGAACTTGCTGTCAACTATGATCAGAAGTCTCAGGAAGTTGAAGACAAAACTAAGGAATATGAGTTACTTAGTGATGAACTGAATCAGAAATCG GCAACTTTAGCAAGTATCGATGCCGAGCTTCAGAAGCTTAAGGAAATGACCAACCACCAGAAGAAGCGGGCGGCTGAGATGATGGCGTCTTTGCTGAAGGACCTGGCAGAGATAGGCATCGCCGTGGGGAACAATGACGTGAAG CAGCCCGAGGGGACCGGCATGATCGACGAGGAGTTCACGGTAGCAAGGCTGTACATCAGCAAGATGAAGTCCGAGGTGAAGACGATGGTGAAGCGCTGCAGGCAGCTGGAGAGCACGCAGACCGAGAGCAACAAAAAGATGGAAGAAAACGAGAAGGAGTTGGCGGCCTGCCAGCTGCGAATCTCTCAG CATGAAGCCAAGATCAAATCATTGACTGAATACCTTCAGAATGTGGAGCAAAAGAAAAGACAGCTGGAGGAGTCTGTTGATTCCCTGAGTGAAGAGCTGGTCCAGCTTCGCGCACAAG AGAAGGTGCACGAAATGGAAAAGGAGCACTTAAATAAAGTTCAGACTGCAAATGAAGTTAAG CAAGCTGTTGAACAGCAGATCCAAAGCCACAGAGAAACTCATCAAAAACAGATCAGTAGTTTGAGAGATGAAGTTGAGGCAAAAGAAAAACTCATCACTGATCTTCAAGA CCAAAACCAGAAAATGATGTTAGAGCAGGAGCGTCTGCGAGTAGAGCATGAGAAGTTGAAAGCTACAGATCAGGAAAAGAGCAGAAAGCTGCATGAGCTGAC GGTCATGCAGGACAGACGCGAGCAAGCAAGACAGGACCTGAAGGGCCTGGAAGAGACCGTG GCAAAGGAACTGCAGACCTTACACAACCTGCGGAAGCTCTTTGTTCAGGACCTGGCCACCCGGGTTAAGAAG AGCGCCGAGGTCGATGCTGATGACACAGGAGGCAGCGCTGCTCAGAAGCAAAAAATCTCCTTTCTTGAAAATAATCTTGAACAACTCACTAAAGTGCACAAGCAG CTGGTACGTGACAATGCAGACCTCCGCTGTGAGCTGCCGAAGCTGGAAAAACGACTCAGAGCGACAGCCGAGAGGGTGAAAGCTTTGGAGTCGGCGCTGAAAGAAGCCAAAGAAAACGCGTCTCGAGACCGCAAACGCTACCAGCAGGAGGTCGACCGCATCAAGGAAGCGGTCAGGTCAAAGAATATGGCCAGACGAGTGCACTCTGCACAGATCG CTAAACCCATTCGTCCTGGGCAGCATCCAGCAGCTTCCCCAACCCATCCAAGTGCAATTCGAGGAGGAGGCGCGTTTGTTCAGAACAGCCAGCCAGTGGCCGTGCGAGGCGGCGGGGGCAAACAGGTGTGA